One genomic segment of Rhodopirellula islandica includes these proteins:
- a CDS encoding response regulator, translated as MDDDTIVLRVLRRSMEDNYDVETAESGQRALEILRSSEPISCVVSDMRMPAMDGIELVQTIAIEWPEVPCIILTGNQDEESERRAINESNVFRLMNKPSPRIEIIEAIESALQHRREKRLPPSSNSPFTVSA; from the coding sequence GTGGACGACGACACAATCGTCTTGCGGGTGCTCCGTCGTAGCATGGAAGACAACTACGACGTCGAGACCGCAGAATCGGGCCAACGGGCTCTCGAAATTCTTCGCAGCAGTGAGCCAATCAGTTGCGTGGTCAGCGACATGCGGATGCCCGCGATGGATGGCATTGAGTTGGTTCAGACGATTGCGATCGAGTGGCCCGAGGTTCCATGCATCATTCTGACTGGCAACCAGGACGAAGAGAGCGAGCGACGAGCGATCAACGAATCCAACGTCTTCCGATTGATGAACAAGCCTTCGCCACGCATTGAAATCATCGAGGCGATCGAGAGCGCGCTCCAACATCGCAGAGAAAAGCGTCTTCCGCCATCGTCCAATTCCCCGTTCACCGTGAGTGCGTGA
- a CDS encoding four-carbon acid sugar kinase family protein, whose amino-acid sequence MTQTLSDAIQGIAEERSESLLPQIRENNQRSNRKIVVLDDDPTGTQTVYDTPVLTTWGVDELAAALDSPADLFYVLTNSRSMTEPDAVQLAQEIGKNLIEAARQTKQRFVVVSRSDSTLRGHYPAEVDAIATAVGTSEAVHVIAPFFLQGGRYTIGDIHYVAEGEALIPAAETPFAKDAAFGFQNSDLKRWVAEKHDGKLDPNQIVSVGLNELRSSDLNPLQTRLSDLPPGSVCIVNAASMRDIEAFVFAAQSAEQNGQTFVYRTAASFVQAFAGLEPRDLLRAEEMVNEGSKTGLVVVGSYVPKTTEQLRCLLDNESDLTSVVLDVDKLLGDESESYLQEIVTAVNDGLENFNVVLSSSRKLVTGTDAAASLAIGNQVSKALVSVVSSLTQRPRFLIAKGGITSSDVATKGLGAKHATVLGQILPGVPVWKMPADSHLPGIAYVVFPGNVGGPNALLEAFQKLKA is encoded by the coding sequence ATGACACAAACTCTCTCGGATGCAATCCAAGGCATCGCGGAAGAACGCTCCGAATCGTTGCTTCCCCAGATTCGCGAAAACAACCAGCGGTCGAACCGCAAGATTGTTGTCCTGGACGATGATCCCACCGGGACACAAACGGTTTACGACACTCCTGTTTTGACCACCTGGGGCGTCGATGAATTGGCCGCAGCGTTGGATTCTCCCGCTGATCTGTTCTATGTGCTCACGAATTCACGGTCGATGACGGAACCTGATGCGGTTCAACTAGCCCAAGAAATTGGCAAAAATCTGATCGAGGCCGCACGGCAAACCAAACAGCGATTTGTCGTGGTCAGTCGCAGCGATTCCACGCTTCGAGGCCATTACCCCGCTGAAGTTGATGCGATCGCGACCGCGGTTGGAACGTCCGAGGCGGTTCACGTGATCGCCCCATTCTTCCTTCAAGGCGGTCGCTACACGATCGGCGACATCCACTATGTCGCCGAAGGAGAAGCACTGATTCCCGCCGCGGAAACTCCGTTCGCCAAGGATGCAGCGTTTGGATTTCAGAACAGCGACCTGAAACGTTGGGTCGCGGAGAAGCACGATGGAAAGCTCGATCCCAACCAGATCGTATCGGTCGGGCTCAATGAACTGCGTTCGTCGGACCTGAATCCGCTTCAAACTCGCTTGTCCGATTTGCCGCCGGGATCGGTGTGCATCGTCAACGCAGCTTCCATGCGAGACATCGAAGCCTTTGTGTTCGCCGCTCAATCTGCCGAACAAAACGGGCAAACGTTCGTCTACCGAACCGCAGCGAGCTTCGTGCAAGCCTTCGCCGGTTTGGAACCCAGGGATTTGCTTCGCGCCGAGGAGATGGTGAACGAGGGTTCGAAAACCGGTCTGGTTGTCGTCGGCTCGTACGTCCCCAAGACAACTGAACAACTGAGGTGTTTGCTCGACAACGAATCCGATCTGACATCGGTCGTCTTGGACGTCGACAAGCTACTGGGGGATGAAAGCGAATCGTACTTGCAGGAAATCGTCACCGCCGTGAACGATGGGCTGGAAAACTTCAACGTCGTCCTTTCATCTTCTCGGAAATTGGTAACCGGGACCGATGCGGCAGCGAGTCTCGCCATTGGAAACCAAGTTTCGAAAGCTCTCGTTTCAGTCGTCAGCAGTCTCACTCAGCGTCCTCGATTCCTGATTGCCAAAGGTGGCATCACCTCCAGTGACGTTGCCACCAAGGGGTTGGGAGCCAAGCACGCGACGGTCCTCGGGCAAATTCTTCCTGGTGTCCCCGTTTGGAAAATGCCAGCCGACAGCCACCTACCGGGGATCGCTTACGTTGTCTTCCCTGGAAACGTGGGTGGTCCAAACGCATTGCTCGAAGCGTTTCAAAAACTCAAAGCCTGA
- a CDS encoding ABC transporter permease, producing the protein MNWRPYFAVVWDSFHAAMASRVLWAAMLAIWILLAMLAPIGVREDYTTTFRFFDVYNGTRMKAMLAQGMVDPDQKDAPLGRIAAAMPEELSRKLQRVGEGDEVRIPLPMLTDALNELIDQDFKLATNAPDADEESGETSEKASDSRHWYDAQAWQETVRLRELRELDEKPAEELADSLIRRRARLRIEAALPGVFEARSARSVLLTYGTLDFPTGFEIDRTQFESLFNQFVIPTLVHWLLGFVLVFLGVLVTASMIPDMLQTGSLHLLLSKPVSRPALLLAKFVGGCAFVFLCVAQLVIGLYLIAGMRLEIWNPRILWCIPVAVFLFAVFFSVSVPAGLKWRSPIISIAAAGALAAICLVFSIIAGVFDTRIVQPERISGLVRAGDDLISVTNGGGLNRMDEDQQQWVPVIESKAMSNDRVLRPVAIDDDHVLTARIRNGKFNPFGSGSLDLIVLARDNDWKPQPGLRLPTATERLIPIGLTDKSGSGQTLAVNTADLLITQNRDILSSIGKQVKEESDDPDSDSDGGADGRSPRGQSADSIGAWLSTLVTMQGGATEEFVSILPRNVALSPPIRLAVPLDAADLNGESASESTRLLILNGSQLQQLVPDGDPTENVWQRDLTADLPRSDTPLPPVLAASNRYVVASTGDEVARVFTTKDLSEIFAGDWPDDIAPLSLHAVAEDLFLVVTTEGSGHLLRVVEKQGDEPGSENHPLQVVATLPVDEIETAMVEFTPDSSVVQLVVAHDVDRVSEFHVSSQADTADLSVVRSIEPKRSFWRRVDRYGIGLLELLTPQVLALGDTTAGMVSGKKAFIVGGGDMEAGEVVRYGIATPIISCGVFIAVMLTLSCVYFARSDF; encoded by the coding sequence CTTCGACGTCTACAACGGGACGCGAATGAAGGCGATGCTCGCGCAGGGCATGGTCGACCCAGACCAAAAGGACGCTCCGCTGGGGCGGATCGCCGCTGCGATGCCAGAGGAGCTTTCGCGGAAACTCCAACGAGTGGGGGAAGGCGACGAGGTCCGGATTCCGTTGCCGATGCTGACGGATGCACTGAACGAGTTGATCGATCAAGACTTTAAACTCGCCACCAACGCTCCAGATGCTGACGAAGAGTCCGGCGAAACGTCCGAAAAAGCCTCCGATTCGCGTCACTGGTACGATGCCCAAGCCTGGCAGGAAACCGTTCGACTTCGGGAGCTGCGTGAACTGGATGAAAAGCCGGCGGAGGAGTTGGCCGATTCGCTAATCCGGCGTCGGGCCAGACTTCGGATCGAGGCCGCGTTACCGGGAGTCTTCGAAGCTCGAAGTGCTCGATCGGTGTTGTTGACGTACGGGACATTGGATTTTCCGACTGGGTTTGAAATTGATCGAACTCAATTCGAATCCTTGTTCAATCAGTTTGTGATTCCGACCCTGGTTCACTGGCTGCTTGGTTTCGTGCTGGTCTTCCTCGGTGTCTTGGTCACCGCATCCATGATCCCCGACATGCTGCAAACCGGGTCGCTGCACCTGCTGCTGAGCAAACCCGTTTCCCGTCCGGCGTTGCTGCTGGCGAAGTTCGTCGGTGGATGCGCGTTTGTGTTCTTGTGCGTGGCTCAGTTGGTCATCGGACTGTATCTGATTGCGGGAATGCGGCTGGAGATCTGGAATCCCAGAATCCTGTGGTGCATTCCCGTTGCTGTCTTTCTGTTCGCTGTTTTCTTCAGCGTGTCTGTGCCGGCTGGATTGAAGTGGCGTTCCCCCATCATTTCAATCGCAGCGGCGGGAGCTCTGGCTGCGATCTGCCTCGTGTTCAGCATCATCGCGGGCGTGTTCGACACTCGGATTGTTCAGCCGGAACGCATTTCCGGCCTGGTTCGAGCGGGGGATGATTTGATCTCGGTCACCAACGGCGGCGGGTTGAACCGGATGGACGAGGATCAACAGCAGTGGGTGCCTGTGATCGAAAGCAAAGCGATGTCCAACGATCGCGTTTTGCGGCCTGTTGCAATCGATGACGATCATGTTCTGACTGCGAGAATTCGCAATGGAAAATTCAACCCATTCGGCTCGGGGTCGCTCGATCTGATCGTGTTGGCACGCGACAACGATTGGAAGCCTCAACCTGGATTGCGATTGCCAACCGCGACTGAACGTTTGATTCCCATTGGACTGACGGACAAGTCCGGCTCGGGACAGACCTTGGCGGTCAACACCGCGGATTTGCTGATCACCCAAAACCGGGACATCCTCTCGTCAATCGGCAAGCAGGTCAAAGAGGAATCCGACGATCCAGACAGTGACAGCGACGGTGGTGCGGACGGTCGATCTCCGCGGGGACAATCGGCGGATTCCATTGGTGCTTGGTTGAGCACCCTTGTGACGATGCAAGGCGGCGCCACGGAAGAATTCGTTTCGATCCTGCCGCGAAATGTGGCGCTGAGTCCCCCGATTCGGCTAGCGGTTCCCTTGGACGCGGCTGATTTGAACGGGGAGAGTGCAAGCGAATCGACGCGTTTGTTGATTCTCAATGGAAGCCAATTGCAGCAATTGGTACCCGATGGCGATCCGACGGAGAATGTCTGGCAGCGGGATCTCACAGCTGATTTGCCTCGTTCAGACACTCCCTTGCCTCCCGTGTTGGCTGCCTCGAACCGATATGTCGTCGCCAGCACCGGTGATGAGGTGGCGCGCGTGTTCACCACCAAGGATCTGAGTGAGATCTTCGCTGGCGATTGGCCCGATGACATCGCGCCGCTTTCACTGCACGCTGTCGCGGAAGACCTGTTCTTGGTTGTGACAACAGAAGGCAGTGGCCATCTGCTACGCGTGGTTGAAAAACAAGGTGATGAACCGGGCTCGGAAAATCACCCGTTGCAAGTGGTCGCCACACTCCCGGTGGATGAGATTGAAACCGCAATGGTGGAGTTCACGCCGGACTCATCGGTGGTCCAGTTGGTCGTCGCTCATGACGTCGACCGAGTCAGCGAATTCCATGTCAGCAGCCAGGCGGACACGGCTGACCTGAGTGTCGTTCGTAGCATCGAACCGAAACGATCGTTTTGGCGCCGCGTCGATCGGTATGGAATTGGGTTGCTGGAATTGCTGACGCCTCAGGTGCTCGCACTGGGTGACACCACCGCAGGGATGGTCTCTGGCAAAAAGGCGTTCATTGTCGGCGGTGGCGACATGGAGGCAGGGGAAGTCGTCCGCTATGGAATCGCGACGCCAATCATCAGCTGTGGTGTCTTCATCGCCGTCATGCTGACGTTGAGCTGCGTCTACTTTGCTCGCAGCGATTTCTGA
- a CDS encoding cyclase family protein, whose protein sequence is MKVIDLTLRLEPGMRGFESESKFTLAEDGWNASTLHLYSHCGTHMDAPLHFEASEQTIDQIPLQDCIGNAWIVDLAHLPPRTPIEISHLGELAETFPAGDALLLRTRWSQHVSDPRYYRDNFQPISPDLARWMVNRKVRLVGVEPPSVADVNDLPAVTEIHQILLGGNVIIVEGLTNLDAITEPHCLFGAMPLKVAGGDGAPCRAFALLDCPIDP, encoded by the coding sequence ATGAAAGTCATCGACCTGACATTGCGTCTGGAACCTGGGATGCGAGGCTTTGAATCGGAGAGCAAGTTCACGCTGGCCGAAGACGGTTGGAACGCAAGCACGCTGCATCTGTATTCGCACTGCGGCACTCACATGGATGCGCCGCTGCACTTTGAAGCGAGCGAGCAAACGATTGATCAAATTCCGTTGCAAGATTGCATTGGCAATGCGTGGATCGTCGATTTGGCACACCTGCCTCCCAGAACCCCGATTGAGATCTCGCACCTCGGTGAACTCGCAGAGACCTTTCCGGCGGGAGATGCATTGTTGCTGCGAACGAGGTGGAGTCAGCATGTGAGCGATCCGAGGTACTACCGAGACAACTTTCAGCCGATCAGTCCTGACCTGGCCCGCTGGATGGTCAATCGAAAAGTTCGCTTGGTGGGCGTGGAACCACCGTCGGTTGCGGATGTCAACGATCTGCCAGCGGTGACGGAGATCCATCAGATTTTGCTGGGCGGCAACGTGATCATTGTCGAGGGACTGACCAACCTCGACGCGATCACCGAGCCCCATTGTTTGTTTGGCGCCATGCCGCTCAAGGTGGCTGGCGGCGATGGTGCACCGTGTCGTGCGTTCGCTCTCTTGGATTGCCCGATCGATCCATGA
- a CDS encoding VOC family protein yields MSETPLFKKLDHIAIVVRDTDEALAFYRDQLGLPVVVDEYIQSGNVRLTHLDMGNLHLQLVQPLTDDHPLMDHLNQNGEGLHHLCFETTDVGQTFAELPARRMTPKNETPHDGVLSKKAGFIDPATTRGVIWEMTGPQ; encoded by the coding sequence GTGTCTGAGACACCACTTTTCAAGAAACTCGATCACATCGCCATCGTGGTTCGCGATACAGACGAGGCTCTCGCGTTTTACCGCGATCAACTCGGTTTGCCAGTCGTTGTGGACGAATACATTCAGTCTGGAAACGTACGACTGACCCACTTGGACATGGGAAACCTGCATCTGCAACTCGTCCAGCCATTGACGGACGATCATCCCTTGATGGATCATTTGAATCAAAACGGAGAGGGGCTTCATCACCTTTGCTTTGAGACCACCGATGTCGGGCAAACATTTGCAGAGTTGCCGGCAAGGCGAATGACGCCTAAAAACGAGACGCCTCACGATGGAGTGCTGAGCAAGAAGGCCGGTTTCATTGATCCGGCAACCACGCGTGGTGTGATTTGGGAAATGACAGGGCCTCAATAG
- a CDS encoding PAS domain S-box protein → MQRTILLSILIACIGVFATVATVEMVRQSALRHDRQRFDHMADRLQGEFQRRMQQSELGLIAVQCLFSANEQVEYSDFIRLLSQIDREDEFLGAEAFGYLAVVPDTAEATQQLNAELVASGLNPLRVTTHEAAGLHFNDVETDKLIPGRFIIKFVQPNTRFDCAVGLDLGEDRLRRETAERSARTGMACITPRLQLMGSDPDESGFLFMMPHYRGTPRTEAERLNSIVGWVGMALDGASVFENLEAATGNELGYRLFIQEGLHSQFQLASSQSDSSESSLGFQRRTSELIAGQLWNVEVFPTKDFATTVHSLVWTIAVGGGCFTLVVFILVLTLSTHAYRAQKLASHMLVDLRRLAMVAERTTNEVVITDVDRKITWVNEGFIRNTGYQLSEVEGQSPGDIFQCNDTDPNTLQLIQEALANQKGFCGELLNQRKDGTRYWVYLDIQPLLDDDGEQVGFLAIKNDVTEAHEAAARIKRVNERMEYALDGGQMSIWDWDISKGRIVYDSRGYEVTGHHSPEGGDPANVWFERIHPEDLAQVESEINRCISGEKEGFVIEWRCMQENGDFSWLFARGHVVQRDEAGQATYVAGTTMEINERKRVELALVESQKRSQAVFNSSQDAIVFLSNGELLDCNPRTLELFGFESLRDMARFDLVSLSPELQPDGKRSDVEASKIMDLLNTDGKIHFEWTHMSNDGRCFDCDISVVSFNLSGQVYQQAVLRDISNKKEMQRQLSQTQKLESIGQLAAGVAHEINTPMQCVFGNVEYLNMAFDKAFQLINTYRELRDDSEPSELAKEVVQKAELGCRFDSLQHNITESIQEAHDAANRVIDIVRAMKTMSHPGTSAKSTTDLNRLIRDATIVARNHWKYVASLELNLDDAVHSLPVFPAQMSQVILNLVVNSADAIAEGREQESSELGVISVSTQMAEDHVRITVMDTGNGMSESVRSRVFDPFFTTKDVGKGTGQGMAIAYDVIVNQHGGTIQVDSSPGQGACFTILLPIEVETKPVIGDLSESSGGLSVAVGASQFQS, encoded by the coding sequence ATGCAACGTACCATTCTTCTATCCATTCTGATTGCCTGCATCGGGGTGTTCGCGACGGTTGCCACTGTGGAGATGGTGCGTCAATCCGCATTGAGGCATGACCGGCAGCGATTCGACCACATGGCAGATCGCTTGCAAGGCGAGTTTCAGCGCCGCATGCAACAAAGCGAATTGGGATTGATTGCTGTTCAGTGTCTCTTCTCTGCCAACGAACAGGTTGAGTATTCCGACTTCATTCGACTGCTCTCACAAATTGATCGCGAAGATGAATTCCTGGGCGCCGAAGCGTTCGGGTACTTGGCAGTTGTTCCTGACACCGCAGAAGCGACGCAACAACTCAACGCAGAGTTGGTGGCGTCCGGCTTGAATCCATTGCGGGTCACGACCCACGAAGCGGCTGGATTGCACTTCAATGACGTCGAGACTGACAAGCTGATTCCTGGTCGGTTCATCATCAAATTTGTTCAGCCCAATACGCGTTTCGATTGCGCCGTTGGACTGGATCTTGGCGAGGATCGTCTCCGCCGAGAAACAGCCGAACGTTCCGCAAGGACAGGAATGGCGTGCATCACCCCACGCTTGCAGTTGATGGGGAGTGATCCCGACGAATCTGGTTTCCTGTTCATGATGCCACACTATCGAGGCACCCCAAGGACGGAAGCGGAACGTTTGAACTCAATCGTTGGTTGGGTCGGCATGGCCCTTGATGGTGCATCGGTGTTCGAGAATCTGGAAGCTGCCACGGGGAATGAACTGGGTTACAGGTTGTTCATTCAAGAGGGGCTCCATTCCCAGTTTCAACTTGCATCCAGCCAGAGTGATTCCAGCGAGAGTTCCCTTGGCTTCCAGCGACGCACATCCGAATTGATCGCGGGACAACTGTGGAATGTGGAAGTCTTCCCAACAAAGGATTTCGCCACGACCGTTCATTCGCTTGTATGGACGATTGCCGTTGGTGGAGGATGCTTCACGTTGGTGGTCTTCATTCTGGTGTTGACCTTGAGCACCCACGCGTATCGAGCGCAAAAACTCGCGTCCCATATGCTTGTTGACCTACGCCGGCTGGCGATGGTTGCCGAACGCACAACGAATGAGGTGGTCATCACGGATGTGGATCGAAAGATCACGTGGGTCAATGAAGGGTTCATCCGCAACACGGGGTATCAGTTGAGTGAGGTGGAAGGCCAATCTCCGGGGGACATTTTCCAGTGCAATGATACGGATCCCAACACTCTCCAGTTGATTCAAGAGGCTCTCGCCAATCAGAAGGGGTTTTGTGGTGAACTACTGAATCAACGCAAGGATGGGACTCGATACTGGGTCTACCTCGACATTCAGCCACTTCTTGATGATGACGGGGAGCAGGTCGGTTTTTTGGCGATCAAAAATGACGTCACGGAAGCCCATGAGGCCGCAGCACGTATCAAACGCGTGAACGAACGAATGGAATATGCTCTCGACGGGGGACAAATGTCGATCTGGGACTGGGACATTTCCAAAGGAAGGATCGTCTACGACAGTCGCGGCTATGAAGTCACCGGGCATCATTCACCCGAAGGTGGTGACCCAGCGAATGTATGGTTCGAACGAATTCACCCGGAAGACCTGGCCCAAGTGGAATCAGAAATCAATCGCTGTATTTCGGGCGAAAAAGAAGGTTTCGTCATTGAATGGCGGTGCATGCAAGAGAACGGGGACTTCAGTTGGTTGTTTGCCCGCGGCCATGTCGTGCAGCGTGATGAGGCCGGGCAAGCCACCTACGTGGCCGGGACGACCATGGAGATCAATGAACGCAAGCGAGTCGAATTGGCCCTCGTTGAAAGCCAAAAGCGTTCGCAGGCTGTTTTCAATTCATCGCAAGATGCCATTGTGTTTCTTTCCAATGGGGAACTCTTGGATTGCAACCCACGAACCCTTGAACTGTTCGGGTTTGAAAGCCTCCGCGATATGGCACGTTTCGATCTCGTTTCGCTCTCACCAGAATTGCAACCCGACGGGAAACGCTCGGACGTCGAAGCAAGCAAGATCATGGACCTTCTCAATACCGATGGGAAGATTCACTTTGAGTGGACCCACATGTCCAATGATGGAAGATGTTTTGACTGTGACATCTCGGTTGTGTCGTTCAATTTGTCGGGGCAGGTCTACCAGCAAGCCGTGTTGCGTGACATCTCCAACAAAAAGGAAATGCAACGACAGCTTTCACAGACACAGAAACTGGAAAGCATTGGCCAGTTGGCAGCTGGTGTTGCTCACGAAATCAACACCCCGATGCAGTGCGTGTTTGGGAATGTGGAATACCTGAACATGGCATTCGACAAAGCGTTTCAACTGATCAACACGTATCGCGAATTGCGAGACGATTCCGAGCCCAGTGAATTGGCAAAGGAAGTCGTTCAAAAGGCAGAGTTGGGCTGTCGTTTTGATTCCTTGCAGCACAACATCACCGAGTCAATCCAAGAAGCTCATGATGCCGCCAACCGAGTGATTGATATCGTTCGCGCGATGAAGACCATGTCGCACCCGGGCACCTCAGCAAAGTCCACCACGGATCTGAACCGATTGATTCGTGACGCGACGATTGTTGCGAGAAACCATTGGAAGTACGTCGCCAGTTTGGAATTGAATTTGGATGATGCTGTCCATTCGCTTCCGGTGTTCCCGGCTCAAATGAGCCAAGTGATCTTGAATTTGGTGGTCAACTCCGCGGATGCGATCGCAGAAGGGCGTGAGCAGGAGTCGTCGGAACTGGGAGTCATTTCGGTCTCCACTCAGATGGCGGAAGATCACGTGCGCATCACAGTGATGGACACCGGCAATGGGATGTCTGAGAGCGTTCGCAGTCGCGTCTTTGATCCGTTCTTTACAACCAAAGACGTTGGCAAAGGTACCGGCCAGGGAATGGCGATTGCTTACGATGTGATCGTCAACCAACACGGGGGGACGATTCAGGTGGATTCCTCGCCTGGGCAAGGCGCGTGCTTCACGATCCTGCTTCCAATTGAAGTGGAGACAAAACCGGTGATCGGCGACCTGAGTGAGAGTTCAGGTGGGCTGAGTGTCGCAGTTGGAGCGTCTCAGTTCCAATCCTAG